A stretch of Geomonas oryzisoli DNA encodes these proteins:
- a CDS encoding bacteriohemerythrin — MEIIEWSESLEVGISKVDEQHKRLIQLMEELDRAIRNNESADVVEDVLTNLFNYAQAHFAVEEELFRTHKYPEMALHELEHQRFIAKAFAFKERLSSKRPGLALELLNFLSSWVLNHIELTDKRYSKYLRDCGVS, encoded by the coding sequence ATGGAAATAATAGAGTGGTCGGAAAGTCTGGAGGTAGGGATCAGCAAGGTGGATGAGCAGCACAAGAGGCTCATCCAGCTCATGGAGGAACTGGACCGGGCAATCAGGAACAACGAGTCCGCCGACGTGGTGGAAGACGTCCTCACCAACCTGTTCAACTATGCGCAGGCGCACTTCGCCGTGGAGGAGGAGCTGTTCCGCACCCATAAATACCCAGAGATGGCGCTGCACGAGCTGGAACACCAGCGCTTCATAGCCAAGGCGTTCGCGTTCAAGGAGCGGCTGAGCTCGAAGCGTCCCGGCCTCGCCCTCGAGCTTTTGAACTTCCTGTCCAGCTGGGTACTGAACCACATCGAGCTCACCGACAAGCGCTATTCGAAGTACCTGCGCGATTGCGGCGTCAGCTGA
- a CDS encoding ABC-F family ATP-binding cassette domain-containing protein, which produces MIHLSNITKQHGSQVLFRDASFQILPGTRSGLVGPNGAGKTSLFRIITGEEEVDAGDITVAKKTTIGYFSQNIGEMAGRSALEEVMAVSAETVRLAGELKQMEEQMGLPMSDDDMASLLERYGSAMEEFEHRGGYDLDSRAKEVLTGLGIGPDRFHNPVESFSGGWRMRVALAGILTLSPDVLLLDEPTNHLDVESIIWLEEWIASEYKGALLMTSHDRDFMNRVVNRIVEVANKTVTTYGGNYDFYEKERDIRREQLLASHKRQQEMLAKEEEFIARFAARASHAAQVQSRVKKIEKIERIEIPPEERVVKFEFATPPRSGDDVVIMDNLGKSWDNPDGSVHPIFSGVTGVIKRLSKIAVVGVNGAGKSTFLKTIAGQTDASQGTVNLGANVELGYFSQHAMEILDPKKTIFETVQDVIPLATIGVIRNLLGAFLFQGDDVDKRVENLSGGEKSRVVLATLLARPVNFLVLDEPTNHLDIRSREILLDALENFQGTVILVSHDRHFLRKLVDRVIEVDHGEMRVYEGNYDYYLSKTAHA; this is translated from the coding sequence ATGATCCATCTGTCCAACATCACGAAACAGCACGGCTCGCAGGTCCTTTTCCGCGACGCCAGCTTCCAGATACTGCCCGGCACCCGTTCCGGCCTGGTCGGCCCGAACGGCGCAGGCAAGACCTCACTGTTCCGGATCATCACCGGAGAGGAAGAGGTGGATGCCGGCGATATTACCGTCGCCAAGAAGACGACCATCGGCTACTTCTCGCAGAACATCGGCGAAATGGCGGGACGCTCGGCACTGGAAGAGGTGATGGCTGTTTCTGCGGAGACGGTGCGCCTGGCCGGGGAATTGAAGCAGATGGAGGAGCAGATGGGGCTTCCCATGTCCGATGACGACATGGCGTCACTGCTGGAGCGCTACGGCTCCGCCATGGAGGAATTCGAGCATAGGGGGGGCTACGATCTCGACTCGCGCGCCAAGGAGGTCCTGACCGGCCTCGGCATCGGGCCGGACCGCTTCCACAACCCGGTGGAGTCCTTCAGCGGCGGCTGGCGCATGCGCGTGGCCCTGGCCGGGATCCTGACCCTGTCGCCCGACGTGCTCCTCCTGGACGAGCCTACCAACCACCTCGATGTCGAGTCGATCATCTGGCTCGAGGAGTGGATCGCCAGCGAGTACAAGGGCGCGCTTCTCATGACCAGCCACGACCGCGACTTCATGAACCGCGTGGTGAACCGCATCGTCGAGGTTGCCAACAAGACCGTCACCACCTATGGCGGCAACTACGACTTCTACGAGAAGGAACGCGACATCCGCCGCGAACAGCTCCTGGCGAGCCATAAGCGCCAGCAGGAGATGCTGGCCAAGGAAGAGGAATTCATCGCCCGCTTCGCCGCACGTGCCTCGCATGCCGCCCAGGTGCAGTCGCGCGTGAAGAAGATCGAGAAGATCGAGCGCATCGAGATCCCGCCCGAGGAGCGCGTGGTCAAGTTCGAGTTCGCCACCCCGCCCAGAAGCGGCGACGACGTGGTGATCATGGACAACCTGGGCAAGAGCTGGGACAACCCCGACGGCAGCGTGCATCCCATCTTCTCCGGGGTCACCGGGGTCATCAAGCGTCTGAGCAAGATCGCGGTGGTAGGGGTGAACGGCGCCGGCAAGTCCACCTTCCTGAAGACCATCGCCGGCCAGACCGACGCCAGCCAGGGGACCGTGAATCTCGGGGCCAACGTGGAGCTGGGATACTTCAGCCAGCACGCCATGGAGATCCTCGATCCCAAAAAGACCATCTTCGAGACGGTGCAGGACGTCATCCCGCTGGCCACCATCGGCGTCATCCGCAACCTGCTGGGCGCCTTCCTGTTCCAGGGGGACGACGTCGACAAGCGGGTCGAGAACCTCTCGGGCGGCGAGAAGAGCCGCGTCGTGCTTGCCACGCTGCTCGCGCGTCCGGTCAACTTCCTGGTGCTGGACGAGCCGACCAACCACCTGGACATCCGCTCCCGCGAGATCCTCCTCGATGCACTGGAGAACTTCCAGGGAACCGTGATCCTGGTGAGCCACGACCGCCACTTCCTGCGCAAGCTCGTCGACCGCGTCATCGAGGTAGACCACGGCGAGATGAGGGTTTACGAGGGGAACTACGACTACTACCTCTCCAAGACGGCGCATGCCTAG
- a CDS encoding polysaccharide deacetylase family protein: MKFRILLLLLAVALLAVPGAQAVTPAAKPAQPAVGQGVNVPILLYHRFGPTVADGMTIKTSVFEEHLKYLRDNGYTVIPLRKLVDYYLKKGPAPAPKSVVIVEDDAHKTVFSDMLPLAKKYNVPVTVFVYPSAISNAKYAMTWEQLKILQKNGFDIQSHTFWHPNFKRDKKKMAPAEFEKSVQTQLKKSKAKLEEKLGTKVDLLAWPFGIYDDYLLKRAAEAGYVATFTIEAHHAGPGDVAMKLPRYLLINADQGKSFARIVEGTAPKRNVVY, encoded by the coding sequence ATGAAGTTCCGCATCCTGCTCCTGCTCCTCGCCGTCGCCCTTTTGGCCGTACCGGGCGCGCAGGCCGTCACCCCCGCCGCCAAACCGGCCCAGCCCGCCGTCGGCCAGGGCGTCAACGTCCCCATACTCCTGTACCACCGCTTCGGCCCCACCGTGGCCGACGGTATGACCATCAAGACCTCGGTCTTCGAGGAACACCTGAAGTACCTCAGGGACAACGGCTACACCGTGATCCCGCTCAGGAAGCTGGTGGATTACTACCTGAAGAAGGGACCCGCCCCCGCGCCGAAGTCGGTGGTGATCGTCGAAGACGACGCGCACAAGACCGTGTTCAGCGACATGCTGCCGCTGGCGAAGAAGTACAACGTCCCGGTCACCGTCTTCGTGTATCCCTCAGCGATCTCCAACGCGAAATACGCCATGACCTGGGAGCAGCTGAAGATCCTGCAGAAGAACGGGTTCGACATCCAGTCCCACACCTTCTGGCACCCCAACTTCAAGCGCGACAAGAAGAAGATGGCTCCGGCCGAGTTCGAGAAGTCGGTGCAGACCCAGCTCAAGAAGTCCAAGGCTAAGCTGGAAGAGAAGCTGGGGACCAAGGTGGACCTTCTGGCGTGGCCCTTCGGCATCTACGACGATTACCTGCTTAAGAGGGCTGCCGAGGCGGGGTACGTGGCGACCTTCACCATCGAGGCCCACCACGCAGGCCCCGGCGACGTCGCGATGAAGCTGCCGCGCTACCTGCTGATCAACGCGGACCAGGGCAAATCGTTCGCCCGCATCGTCGAGGGGACCGCCCCCAAGAGGAACGTGGTGTACTAG
- a CDS encoding class I SAM-dependent rRNA methyltransferase, with translation MSRQYVVGNESVRMIELGHPWIIADAYTRKWPAGEAGDLVELVDGAGRFLATALLDPKDRIVARILSRQRMRLDRGWLQARLERAVALRKNHADLDDSNAYRLVNGEGDGLPGLTVDRYGDYLMVQVYCSGWRRHIKLVTQALDEVLAPAGIYEKGRPQNTRELESESDDKKYGRLLAGTAAAEPLLVRENGLTFRVSLERGLNTGLFLDMRKNRRDLMARVKGKRFLNLFCYTGAFSVAAAAAGASLVTSVDASAGYMAQARENFELNRLNPKRHEFLVGDCFTVLDDLARQKKVYDVILMDPPSFSTTAKSRFTTRGGTSDLVAAALKLLKVGGLLITSSNHQKVDLADYLKELRRGALQGGDQLQVVSFTGQPEDFPYPVTFPEGRYLKYVIAVKG, from the coding sequence ATGTCCAGACAGTACGTGGTAGGAAACGAGTCGGTGCGCATGATCGAGCTGGGGCATCCGTGGATCATCGCCGATGCCTATACCAGAAAGTGGCCCGCCGGTGAGGCGGGGGACCTGGTGGAGCTGGTCGACGGCGCCGGGCGCTTCCTCGCCACCGCGCTTTTGGACCCCAAGGACCGCATCGTGGCCCGGATCCTGTCCCGGCAGCGGATGCGCCTGGACCGCGGATGGCTGCAGGCTCGCCTGGAGCGGGCGGTGGCGCTGCGGAAAAACCACGCCGACCTGGATGACTCGAACGCCTACCGCCTGGTCAACGGCGAGGGGGACGGCCTCCCCGGGCTCACCGTGGACCGTTACGGCGACTACCTCATGGTGCAGGTCTACTGCTCGGGGTGGCGCAGGCATATAAAGCTCGTGACCCAGGCGCTCGATGAGGTGCTGGCGCCGGCGGGGATCTACGAGAAGGGGCGCCCCCAGAACACCCGGGAGCTGGAGTCGGAGAGCGACGACAAGAAGTACGGTCGACTGCTGGCGGGAACGGCCGCGGCGGAGCCCCTGCTGGTTCGCGAGAACGGGCTCACCTTCCGGGTCAGCCTGGAGCGCGGCCTGAACACCGGGCTCTTCCTCGACATGCGCAAGAACCGGCGCGACCTGATGGCGCGGGTGAAGGGAAAGCGCTTCCTGAACCTCTTCTGCTACACCGGCGCCTTTTCGGTCGCAGCCGCCGCCGCCGGGGCGAGCCTGGTCACCAGCGTGGACGCCTCCGCCGGTTACATGGCGCAGGCCCGGGAAAACTTCGAGCTGAACCGGCTGAACCCGAAGCGGCACGAGTTCCTGGTGGGGGACTGCTTCACCGTGCTGGACGACCTGGCCCGGCAGAAGAAGGTCTACGACGTGATCCTCATGGACCCTCCCTCTTTTTCCACCACCGCGAAGAGCCGCTTCACCACGCGCGGCGGCACCTCGGACCTGGTGGCCGCCGCGCTCAAACTGTTGAAGGTGGGAGGCTTGCTGATCACCTCCTCCAACCATCAGAAGGTGGACCTGGCGGACTACCTCAAGGAGTTGCGCCGCGGCGCGCTGCAGGGGGGGGACCAGTTGCAGGTGGTTTCCTTCACCGGGCAGCCCGAGGATTTTCCCTACCCCGTGACCTTCCCCGAGGGGCGCTACCTTAAGTACGTCATCGCCGTGAAGGGGTGA